The following are encoded together in the Xanthomonas sacchari genome:
- a CDS encoding cupin-like domain-containing protein, producing MRTLEGVQPTALPLQDLVAAGEPVVLRGIARDWGLVQAGLRSTQDAMAYLRGFDAGVPVPYSFGEPRIEGRPFYNAEFTALNFEVRRGPLTQVLEAIAATFEDPRPPTYYVASLPIARALPGFAQANDAGLAGQGIDALASIWIGNRVTASCHFDTPDNLACCAVGRRRVTLFPPEQIDNLYPGPLDPTPGGQVVSVVDVDRPDFARYPRFRDALASARHAELEPGDALFIPSMWWHHVRSLAQFNVLVNYWWRSAPAFLPSPLTALQHAMWALRDLPAREKQAWAKLFDYYVFGPGERAGQHLPEAARGELAPFDEARARRVRAQLLARLNR from the coding sequence ATGCGGACACTGGAGGGCGTGCAGCCCACCGCGCTGCCACTGCAGGACCTGGTGGCGGCGGGGGAGCCGGTGGTGTTGCGCGGCATCGCGCGCGACTGGGGGCTGGTGCAGGCGGGGCTGCGCTCCACGCAGGACGCAATGGCCTACCTGCGCGGGTTCGATGCGGGCGTGCCTGTTCCGTATTCCTTCGGCGAACCCAGGATCGAAGGACGCCCGTTCTACAACGCCGAGTTCACCGCGTTGAATTTCGAGGTCCGCCGCGGACCGCTCACGCAGGTGCTGGAGGCGATCGCCGCCACCTTCGAGGATCCGCGGCCGCCCACCTACTATGTCGCCTCGCTGCCGATCGCGCGGGCGCTGCCCGGCTTCGCGCAGGCCAACGACGCCGGCCTGGCCGGGCAGGGCATCGATGCACTGGCGAGCATCTGGATCGGCAACCGCGTGACCGCCTCCTGCCATTTCGACACGCCGGACAACCTGGCCTGCTGTGCCGTGGGCCGGCGCCGCGTCACCCTGTTTCCGCCGGAGCAGATCGACAACCTGTATCCGGGGCCGCTGGACCCCACGCCGGGCGGCCAGGTGGTCAGCGTGGTCGATGTCGACCGCCCCGACTTCGCGCGTTATCCGCGCTTCCGCGATGCCCTCGCCAGCGCGCGGCACGCCGAGTTGGAGCCGGGCGATGCGCTGTTCATCCCGAGCATGTGGTGGCACCACGTGCGCAGCCTGGCACAGTTCAATGTGCTGGTGAACTACTGGTGGCGCAGTGCGCCGGCCTTCCTGCCCTCGCCGCTGACGGCGCTGCAGCATGCGATGTGGGCGCTGCGCGATCTGCCGGCGCGCGAGAAGCAGGCCTGGGCCAAGCTCTTCGATTACTACGTGTTCGGCCCCGGCGAGCGCGCAGGGCAGCACCTGCCCGAAGCCGCCCGGGGCGAACTGGCCCCGTTCGACGAGGCACGGGCGCGCCGGGTGCGCGCGCAGTTGCTGGCGCGGCTCAACCGCTGA
- a CDS encoding SapC family protein, translating to MPRYEMLNNIAHRDLRVATDFGPEFGDAVGMLPAYPSEFAELQREYPIFLRKDPADGAWQSVALLGFEQHENLFLQERRWAASYLPGAAAKGPFLIGFQEQRVDGVLTQEAVLHVDMEHPRVTAMQGEPVFLPQGGNTPYLDHIATVLRGIHEGNAFGADMFAALDAHGLIQPVTLDVQLDAQHRVGVNGLHAIDRERLVQLDGTALAALNRAGYLEGAFLMLASLHNMRRLIAEKQRRLRLQDAAGAAGRN from the coding sequence ATGCCGCGTTACGAAATGCTCAACAACATCGCTCATCGCGACCTGCGCGTGGCCACCGACTTCGGGCCGGAGTTCGGCGACGCGGTGGGCATGCTGCCGGCCTACCCGAGCGAGTTCGCCGAGTTGCAGCGGGAGTATCCGATCTTCCTGCGCAAGGACCCGGCGGACGGCGCCTGGCAGTCGGTGGCGCTGCTGGGCTTCGAGCAGCACGAGAACCTGTTCCTGCAGGAGCGGCGCTGGGCGGCCTCGTATCTGCCCGGGGCGGCGGCCAAGGGGCCGTTCCTGATCGGCTTCCAGGAGCAGCGGGTCGATGGCGTGCTCACTCAGGAAGCGGTCCTGCACGTGGACATGGAGCATCCGCGGGTGACGGCGATGCAGGGCGAGCCGGTGTTCCTGCCGCAGGGCGGCAACACGCCCTATCTCGACCACATCGCCACGGTGCTGCGCGGCATCCACGAGGGCAACGCCTTCGGCGCGGACATGTTCGCCGCGCTCGATGCGCACGGGCTGATCCAGCCGGTGACGCTCGACGTGCAACTCGATGCGCAGCATCGGGTCGGCGTCAACGGCTTGCACGCGATCGACCGCGAGCGCCTGGTCCAATTGGACGGTACCGCGCTGGCCGCGCTCAACCGCGCCGGCTATCTGGAAGGGGCGTTCCTGATGTTGGCCTCGCTGCATAACATGCGCCGCCTGATCGCCGAAAAGCAGCGACGCCTGCGCCTGCAGGATGCCGCCGGCGCGGCAGGCAGGAACTGA